The proteins below are encoded in one region of Actinomycetes bacterium:
- a CDS encoding queuosine salvage family protein, with protein sequence MSSRSPVLDSLDPVIAESRDVRTRPDRIVACADWMAYEGFGPPASPFPLPWGTTDEETINFLLAGNCINFAYTDFDTRVTFETGYAGRTWSDSDAMLVSICRAVEDGVPFLDGDYLATVTRVDLEQVFRGTTEMPMLEERARILNEVGRVLAESYGGRFHRFTASCAPRLYAGGDGLLERLVSQFPRFDDVSSYGSARPQFFKLAQLALWMTYGSLHDGNRFPIEDIDRMTAFADYIVPVALRVMGILEYSAELETAINAREEIPAGSPREIELRAHGLYATDLLRAELNARRPADRQLITPQVDARLWTHFRTTRWPHHLTRTTMY encoded by the coding sequence ATGTCGTCCCGATCACCGGTCTTGGACAGTCTCGACCCGGTCATCGCCGAGTCCCGCGACGTGCGGACCCGCCCCGACCGGATCGTCGCCTGCGCGGACTGGATGGCCTACGAGGGGTTCGGCCCGCCCGCCTCGCCGTTCCCGCTGCCGTGGGGCACCACCGATGAGGAGACCATCAACTTCCTGCTCGCCGGGAACTGCATCAACTTCGCCTACACCGACTTTGACACCCGGGTGACCTTCGAGACCGGGTACGCCGGGCGCACCTGGTCGGACTCCGACGCGATGTTGGTCTCGATCTGCCGAGCTGTGGAGGACGGCGTGCCGTTCCTCGACGGCGATTACCTGGCCACCGTGACCCGAGTGGACCTCGAGCAGGTCTTCCGCGGCACCACCGAGATGCCGATGTTGGAGGAGCGGGCCCGCATCCTCAACGAGGTCGGTCGAGTCCTCGCCGAGTCCTACGGCGGCCGGTTCCACCGGTTCACCGCCTCCTGCGCTCCTCGCCTGTACGCCGGAGGGGACGGCTTGCTGGAGCGGCTCGTCTCGCAGTTCCCCCGCTTCGACGACGTCAGCAGCTACGGCTCCGCGCGACCGCAGTTCTTCAAGCTCGCCCAGCTGGCCCTGTGGATGACCTACGGGAGCCTGCACGACGGGAACCGGTTCCCGATCGAGGACATCGACCGGATGACCGCGTTCGCCGACTACATCGTCCCGGTTGCGCTGCGCGTCATGGGGATCCTGGAGTACTCCGCTGAGCTGGAAACGGCGATCAACGCCCGCGAGGAGATCCCAGCCGGCAGCCCCCGGGAGATCGAGCTTCGGGCGCACGGCCTCTACGCGACCGACCTGCTGCGCGCCGAGCTGAACGCCCGCCGACCGGCCGACCGGCAGCTCATCACCCCCCAGGTCGACGCCCGCCTTTGGACCCACTTCCGCACCACCCGCTGGCCCCACCACCTCACCCGCACCACGATGTACTGA
- a CDS encoding amino acid permease, with the protein MAAIHPTTHKAQAAEPLQGAARALGLPSATALVIGSIIGTGVFTMPAVMAGAGTISILVLLVISVGALLLGVMFGQLTRRIPATDGGLYAYSRHEFGDFAGYLTAWCYWITCWAGNAAIVASWVLYVKSFTMEAWGWTYPANNNWPLFAIAMAGLWIPAVINLFGTRSMAWFQNITVVLKFLPLLFIGLFAWFFVAFASSNYPAFNTSGGSWMTAVSIAAGVALFSFIGVEATSIATSRVRDPRKNVGRATIIGTAMCALLYVLVTAAVMGLVPSTTLAKDEAPFVSAFQSMFPGTSSAGWMVALVAVVSGFGALIGWTLVTAEIARAAAKDVLFPEHFGLTNRYNAPWFGIVVSTAVASLLMAWSYLDPTNPNSLGLKVFTYLVSLSVVTVAIPYFFSACAQLSYLVSRRRKVSGWMLGRDLAIAGASVLFSLWVTAAAGYAAVYQALIMVLIGLPIYAFLKARREREGLAMEPVEYNPDIPHAEMIHH; encoded by the coding sequence ATGGCCGCGATTCACCCGACTACCCACAAGGCTCAAGCCGCGGAGCCGCTGCAAGGCGCCGCTCGCGCACTTGGCCTGCCGTCCGCGACCGCGCTGGTCATCGGCAGCATCATCGGCACCGGTGTGTTCACGATGCCGGCGGTGATGGCCGGGGCCGGCACGATCTCCATCCTGGTGCTCCTGGTCATTTCAGTGGGAGCACTGCTGCTCGGGGTGATGTTCGGGCAGCTCACCAGGCGCATCCCGGCCACTGATGGTGGCCTGTACGCCTACAGCCGGCACGAGTTCGGTGACTTCGCCGGCTACCTGACGGCGTGGTGCTACTGGATCACCTGCTGGGCCGGCAACGCCGCGATCGTGGCGTCCTGGGTGCTCTACGTGAAGAGCTTCACGATGGAGGCCTGGGGCTGGACCTACCCGGCGAACAACAACTGGCCGCTGTTCGCGATCGCGATGGCTGGTCTGTGGATCCCGGCGGTGATCAACCTGTTCGGGACCCGCTCGATGGCGTGGTTCCAGAACATCACCGTCGTGCTGAAGTTCCTGCCGCTGCTGTTCATCGGCCTGTTCGCCTGGTTCTTCGTCGCGTTCGCCTCGTCCAACTACCCGGCCTTCAACACCTCCGGCGGGTCCTGGATGACCGCGGTGTCCATCGCAGCTGGCGTGGCGCTGTTCTCCTTCATCGGGGTGGAGGCCACCTCGATCGCCACGTCACGAGTGCGTGACCCGCGCAAGAACGTCGGCCGCGCGACCATCATCGGCACTGCCATGTGCGCCCTGCTGTACGTGCTGGTGACAGCAGCCGTGATGGGCCTGGTCCCCAGCACCACCCTCGCCAAGGACGAGGCACCGTTCGTCTCGGCCTTCCAGTCGATGTTCCCCGGCACCTCATCCGCCGGCTGGATGGTCGCACTGGTGGCGGTGGTCTCCGGCTTCGGTGCCCTCATCGGCTGGACCCTGGTGACCGCGGAGATCGCCCGCGCGGCGGCGAAGGACGTGCTGTTCCCCGAGCACTTCGGCCTGACCAACCGGTACAACGCACCGTGGTTCGGCATCGTGGTCTCCACCGCGGTCGCCTCGCTGCTGATGGCGTGGAGCTACCTGGATCCGACCAACCCCAACTCTCTGGGTCTGAAGGTGTTCACCTACCTGGTCTCGCTGTCCGTCGTGACGGTCGCGATCCCGTACTTCTTCTCGGCGTGCGCCCAGCTGTCCTACCTGGTCTCGCGCCGGCGGAAGGTCAGCGGGTGGATGCTCGGCCGTGACCTGGCCATCGCTGGCGCCTCCGTGCTGTTCTCGCTGTGGGTGACCGCGGCGGCCGGCTACGCGGCGGTCTACCAGGCACTGATCATGGTGCTGATCGGCCTGCCGATCTACGCCTTCCTCAAGGCCCGCAGGGAGCGCGAAGGACTCGCGATGGAGCCGGTGGAGTACAACCCAGACATCCCCCACGCGGAGATGATCCACCACTAG
- a CDS encoding N(G),N(G)-dimethylarginine dimethylaminohydrolase — MPSRKALIRRPSPRLDEGLVTNIERSPVDLGRALSQWDAYVETLARHGWQTVEVPPADDCPDGVFIEDAVVMFRNVAVITRPGADSRKPETVDVEKVVAALGCSVNAIRSPGTLDGGDVLKVGSLVYVGRGGRTNAEGVRQLRAILEPLGAAVIAVPVTKVLHLKSAVTALPDGTVIGYPPVVDDPRMYPRFLPVPEEPGSHVVLLGGDHLLMSSAAPRTAELLADLGYQPVPVDISEYEKLEGCVTCLSVRLRELHG, encoded by the coding sequence ATGCCCAGCAGGAAGGCCCTCATCCGCCGCCCGAGCCCGCGCCTCGACGAGGGGCTGGTGACCAACATCGAGCGCTCCCCGGTCGACCTTGGCCGCGCACTCAGCCAGTGGGATGCCTACGTCGAGACCCTGGCCCGTCACGGCTGGCAGACCGTCGAGGTCCCCCCCGCCGACGACTGCCCCGACGGTGTCTTCATCGAGGACGCCGTGGTGATGTTCCGCAACGTCGCTGTGATCACCCGGCCCGGCGCGGACTCACGCAAACCGGAAACCGTCGACGTCGAGAAGGTCGTCGCCGCGCTCGGCTGCTCGGTGAACGCGATCCGGTCCCCCGGCACCCTCGACGGCGGAGACGTCCTCAAGGTAGGCAGCCTCGTCTACGTCGGCAGAGGCGGCCGAACGAATGCCGAAGGGGTCCGCCAGCTGCGGGCGATCCTGGAGCCACTCGGCGCCGCCGTCATCGCAGTTCCAGTCACCAAGGTCTTGCACCTGAAGAGCGCAGTTACCGCCCTGCCAGACGGGACAGTGATCGGCTACCCGCCCGTGGTCGACGACCCGCGCATGTACCCCAGGTTCCTTCCCGTGCCCGAGGAACCCGGTTCCCACGTCGTGCTCCTTGGGGGAGACCATCTACTCATGTCCTCGGCCGCGCCCCGCACCGCCGAGCTTCTCGCCGATCTGGGCTACCAGCCAGTCCCCGTCGACATCAGCGAGTACGAGAAGCTCGAGGGCTGCGTCACCTGCCTCTCCGTGCGGCTACGGGAGCTCCACGGATAG